In Perca fluviatilis chromosome 14, GENO_Pfluv_1.0, whole genome shotgun sequence, a genomic segment contains:
- the LOC120573331 gene encoding L-amino-acid oxidase-like: MYPHWLKWNLFAASVLLLTLNHSTTAAVSMKEHLADCLEDKDYDELLQTVKNGLSHINTSHHVVIVGAGVAGLTAAKLLQDAGHKVTIIESSGRVGGRVETYRNEKEGWYADLGAMRIPSTHQIVRWFAKKLKVKLNEFIMYDPNTFYLVNGLLKKTYTVQNDPDVLKYNVTPSEKGKSADELLQKALQKVKDYVQTHGCEAALKKYDHYSVKEYLKEEGDLSSEAIRMIGDLLNEKSHMYTALTEMIYDQTDINDNAKYEEVTGGSDLLPKAFLNVLNVRILLNSKVKRISQSNKGVVVSYQKGQQSSFTSLSADVVLVTTTAKAALFIDFDPPLSIEKMEALRAVHYDSSTKIILTFSKKFWEKDGIRGGKSITDWPSHFIYYPSHSFKSNKNIGVLLASYTWSDESLLFLGASDEDLKELALRDLAKIHGERVKSLCTGVVVKRWSADPHSLGAFALFTPYQHVEYSEELFRSEGRVHFAGEHTAFPHAWIETSMKSAVRAATNINKESARM; encoded by the exons ATGTATCCACATTGGTTGAAGTGGAACTTAT TTGCTGCCAGTGTGCTGCTGCTCACATTGAACCACAGCACCACTGCTGCTGTCAGCATGAAGGAACACCTGGCTGATTGTCTAGAGGACAAAGACTACGATGAACTGCTGCAGACTGTGAAGAACGGCCTCTCGCACATAAATACATCTCATCATGTTGTTATTGTCGGAGCTGGCGTGGCTGGACTGACAGCTGCCAAGCTACTGCAAGACGCAGGACACAAG GTAACCATAATAGAGTCTAGTGGTCGTGTTGGAGGACGGGTGGAGACCTACAGGAATGAGAAAGAGGGCTGGTATGCTGATCTGGGAGCCATGAGGATCCCAAGTACTCACCA AATCGTCCGTTGGTTTGCTAAAAAGCTAAAGGTCAAGCTGAATGAATTCATCATGTATGACCCCAACACCTTTTACTTGGTTAATGGGTTGTTGAAGAAGACGTACACAGTGCAAAATGACCCTGACGTTCTGAAGTACAACGTAACACCAAGTGAGAAAGGGAAGTCGGCCGACGAACTGCTACAAAAAGCTTTGCAGAAG GTGAAAGATTATGTGCAGACTCATGGCTGCGAGGCTGCGCTGAAAAAATATGACCACTACTCCGTGAAG GAGTATCTGAAAGAAGAAGGAGATCTGAGTTCAGAAGCAATAAGGATGATTGGAGACCTTCTTAACGAAAAGAGCCATATGTACACAGCGCTGACTGAGATGATCTATGACCAGACTGACATCAATGACAACGCTAA GTACGAGGAAGTGACTGGTGGATCAGACCTTCTCCCGAAAGCTTTTCTTAATGTCCTGAATGTTCGCATTCTCCTTAACTCCAAGGTCAAACGCATCAGCCAGTCAAATAAAGGTGTAGTAGTATCGTACCAGAAAGGACAACAGTCTTCTTTTACTAGCCTTTCCGCTGACGTTGTCCTGGTAACAACCACAGCCAAAGCAGCCCTCTTCATTGACTTTGATCCACCTCTCTCCATCGAAAAGATGGAGGCACTGAGGGCAGTCCACTACGACAGCTCCACTAAAATCATTCTCACCTTCAGCAAGAAGTTCTGGGAGAAGGATGGCATCAGAGGAGGAAAGAGCATCACCGACTGGCCCTCCCATTTCATCTACTACCCCAGCCATAGTTTCAAATCCAATAAGAACATTGGCGTCCTCCTGGCCTCCTACACCTGGTCTGACGAATCCCTCCTCTTCTTAGGTGCAAGCGATGAAGACCTGAAAGAGCTGGCTCTGAGAGATTTGGCAAAGATCCACGGCGAGAGGGTCAAATCTCTCTGCACAGGGGTGGTGGTGAAGAGGTGGAGTGCGGATCCTCACAGCTTGGGTGCCTTTGCTCTCTTCACACCCTACCAACATGTAGAGTACTCTGAGGAGCTCTTCAGAAGTGAAGGCAGGGTGCACTTTGCAGGTGAACACACAGCTTTTCCTCACGCTTGGATCGAGACATCAATGAAATCTGCAGTCAGGGCTGCTACCAACATTAACAAAGAGTCAGCTAGAATGTGA